GAGCATAGAATTGGTGCAGAGAAACAGCAAGGTATACACGCTCAGTGCTAATCAATAATCGCGTTTTTTATAAAGAGCGCGTTTATGTGATTTCCTTGTTCACGAGTTTCTTACGCTACGATTCTTCAGCTGTTACTTGAGTCGTATTGATAACTTCGAGTGGTATGGAGAAGTCCTTAAGTATATTGGTAATCTCTTCTGGTGGTTGCTTATTGGTAAACACCATTTGTGCTTGAGATATATTTCCGAGCTTAACCATCGCATTACGACCAAATTTACTGTGGTCGACGGCTAACAAGATGCTACGGCTGTTGTCGATGATCGCTTGTTTCACACGAACTTCATGGTAATCAAAATCGAGCAGTGAACCATCGAAGTCGATGCCACTGATCCCTAAGATGCCGAAGTCGAGACGGAATTGCTTCACGAAATCGAGAGTGGCTTCACCCACGATACCGCCGTCGCGATTCCGTACTTCGCCGCCTGCCAATATAACTTTGATCTCTGGATTAGACAGAAGAATGCTCGCAACATTGATGTTGTTGGTGACAACTCTAAGTTGCTTATGATTTTTGTTGAGAGCTCGGGCTACCGATTCTGGTGTGGTGCCGATATCAACAAACAAGGTAGCACCATCAGGGATATGCTTAACCAGTTGATCCGCTATCACATCTTTTTCGTTGAAGTTGAGTGCTTTACGAGTGCTGTAAGAGGTGTTTTCTGAGCTTAAAGGAATAGTTGCACCACCATGATAGCGACGAATCTTATTGTTATCGGCGAGTTCGTTTAGGTCGCGTCTTATAGTTTGAGGACTGACATCGAACTTCTCTACTAGCTCTTCAGTACTCACATATCCTTGTGTTTTAACCAGGTCGACTATTTGCTGGTGTCTTGGTATTTGCTTCACTTTACTTACCACTCCCTGCGCGCTGCTGTGTTCTAGCGCACCTAATTCTAAACATAACCTCGCGCTATTGTGCTCGAATTGATACGTAGAGAGAAGTAATGATGGTAAGG
This genomic window from Vibrio toranzoniae contains:
- a CDS encoding DeoR/GlpR family transcriptional regulator, yielding MKQIPRHQQIVDLVKTQGYVSTEELVEKFDVSPQTIRRDLNELADNNKIRRYHGGATIPLSSENTSYSTRKALNFNEKDVIADQLVKHIPDGATLFVDIGTTPESVARALNKNHKQLRVVTNNINVASILLSNPEIKVILAGGEVRNRDGGIVGEATLDFVKQFRLDFGILGISGIDFDGSLLDFDYHEVRVKQAIIDNSRSILLAVDHSKFGRNAMVKLGNISQAQMVFTNKQPPEEITNILKDFSIPLEVINTTQVTAEES